One Oleidesulfovibrio alaskensis DSM 16109 genomic region harbors:
- the rnc gene encoding ribonuclease III: MFEKLQDVLCYRFADVRLLETALTHSSYANERGTEIEHNERLEYLGDAVLELTVSEQLFTRFPEAREGQLTRMRARLVSKPSLAELARELKLDTYLLLGKGEESQGGRTRSSVLSDAFEAILGAIFLDGGYAAAGKTVLHVFSSRWPQGAEAARTKDAKSTLQELTQRLFKERPVYTLLGSSGPEHEKIFKVRLLLPDGRALETEGQSVKRAEQKAAGLALELLEGESA, encoded by the coding sequence ATGTTTGAAAAATTGCAGGATGTGCTGTGTTACCGTTTTGCAGATGTACGTCTGCTGGAAACGGCGCTGACGCATAGTTCCTACGCTAACGAGCGCGGTACGGAGATAGAGCATAACGAACGGCTGGAATATCTGGGCGATGCAGTTCTGGAACTGACAGTTTCCGAGCAGCTGTTCACACGCTTTCCCGAAGCCAGAGAAGGGCAGCTGACCCGCATGCGGGCACGGCTGGTGAGCAAGCCTTCGCTGGCCGAACTGGCACGTGAGCTGAAGCTGGATACCTATCTGCTGTTGGGCAAAGGTGAAGAAAGTCAGGGGGGCAGAACCCGCAGCTCTGTACTCAGCGATGCCTTTGAGGCGATCCTCGGGGCGATTTTTCTGGACGGCGGCTATGCCGCGGCCGGCAAGACGGTGCTGCATGTTTTCAGCTCGCGCTGGCCGCAGGGGGCCGAGGCAGCCCGCACCAAAGATGCCAAAAGCACATTGCAGGAGCTTACCCAGCGTCTGTTTAAGGAACGGCCGGTGTATACGCTGCTTGGCAGCAGCGGGCCGGAGCATGAAAAAATTTTTAAGGTCAGGCTGCTGCTGCCGGACGGCAGAGCGCTGGAAACAGAAGGGCAAAGCGTCAAAAGAGCCGAGCAGAAGGCTGCCGGACTTGCTCTTGAACTGCTGGAAGGCGAAAGCGCCTGA
- a CDS encoding MFS transporter, producing the protein MHTSSSPSFSTAFPWVLFVTLIFFINYLPRSLVSPLLVPMEAELNMSHSQATGLLLLLSAGFSVSMALSSVLSRVLAHRTVAALSAVAGGLALGTFAFVETRVQAGAAILCFGLSAGLYFPSGMATLAGLVRHKDWGKAIAVHELAPNVSFIAAPLIASLALAFISWREVLCLTGAVSFVLGLMFLFFGRGGEKQREGNLPVSCRSLLVRPRLWLFVVLIGLSIGGEYAPFSVLPLYLVNEKGIPFDTTNSILSASRLACPFVVLAAGIVADRLGTKTAVRLYLIFHGVMLFGVGLASGMLLTGSIIMQALLTAFVFPAVFKLLAEAFTPAEQATAMSLIMPMAAVLGTGIIPAILGMCGDAGSFGAGFIAMGLMNFAALGALVKTAGSRG; encoded by the coding sequence TTGCACACTTCATCCTCCCCCTCTTTTTCAACAGCGTTTCCCTGGGTGCTGTTCGTCACGCTGATTTTTTTCATCAACTACCTGCCGCGCAGTCTTGTTTCTCCGCTGCTGGTACCCATGGAAGCAGAGCTCAACATGAGCCATTCGCAGGCCACCGGCCTGCTCTTGCTGTTATCGGCAGGCTTTTCCGTCAGCATGGCTCTTTCCAGCGTGCTCAGCAGGGTGCTCGCTCACCGCACTGTGGCTGCCCTTTCAGCAGTGGCAGGAGGCCTGGCGCTGGGTACTTTCGCTTTTGTGGAAACACGTGTGCAGGCAGGAGCGGCCATACTCTGTTTCGGCCTTTCGGCGGGGCTTTACTTTCCTTCCGGCATGGCCACGCTGGCCGGTCTGGTGCGGCACAAAGACTGGGGCAAAGCCATCGCGGTGCATGAACTTGCCCCCAATGTCAGCTTCATTGCCGCTCCGCTAATCGCCTCGCTGGCGCTTGCCTTCATCTCATGGCGCGAAGTTCTGTGCTTGACAGGTGCGGTGTCTTTCGTGCTGGGTCTTATGTTTCTGTTTTTCGGCAGGGGCGGAGAAAAACAGCGCGAAGGCAATCTGCCTGTCTCCTGCCGCAGCCTGCTTGTCCGCCCCAGACTGTGGCTTTTTGTTGTGCTTATCGGGTTAAGCATAGGCGGCGAGTACGCCCCCTTCAGCGTTCTGCCGCTTTATCTTGTCAATGAAAAAGGCATCCCCTTTGACACCACCAACTCCATTTTAAGCGCTTCGCGCCTGGCCTGTCCCTTTGTGGTACTGGCCGCCGGAATTGTAGCTGACCGGCTGGGCACAAAAACGGCCGTCAGGCTGTACCTCATATTTCACGGCGTCATGCTGTTCGGGGTCGGGCTGGCCTCCGGCATGCTGCTGACGGGCAGCATTATCATGCAGGCCTTACTCACAGCGTTTGTCTTTCCCGCTGTATTCAAGCTGCTTGCAGAAGCGTTCACACCGGCAGAACAGGCAACGGCCATGAGCCTGATCATGCCCATGGCCGCAGTGCTGGGCACAGGCATCATTCCGGCCATACTGGGAATGTGCGGAGACGCCGGCAGCTTCGGAGCCGGTTTCATTGCCATGGGACTCATGAACTTTGCCGCGCTGGGAGCGCTTGTAAAAACAGCCGGCAGCAGGGGGTAA
- a CDS encoding flagellar hook protein FlgE: MSLTASMWTGISGLLAHGERMNVLGNNIANVNTVGFKGARMDFEDFISQDVNTASGTRQVGRGVGIGTIYGDFSQGSFETTTEATDLAIGGRGFFAVSPKGEETAYYTRAGNFRFDKEGYLVDPHGYVLQGWQIETPRPSLATSTAGSVSSTSKIKGAGVPKDIQLPGFTAEPKHTSNVTIISNLDDASGGDNSTNAANPMFALFNSWDGTAEPPLSENSFAYQTTIKVYDEGGTAHNLTIYYDQVASDTISGEGSGQKHWEYIVTMDPADEQRSINGIDFKGTPAAGMLMAGTLTFDSSGQLIDQSAFTPGSSATGSMKDLSNWNPTTFSTNGYPMFVANFSGISNASYVTPNPDPAAQPYIMELNLGLKNSDPSTWASAGVSNASLVGTNVANLPSLGNQAERQSSATTSFSGSSSTPTRYQDGYTFGFLQNVTVTRDGILQGRYSNGAVLDLYQITLYDFQSKDNLRREGGNLFSESNASGLAAPGPANANGYGTVNSNSLEQSNVDLAKEFVNMITTQRGFQSNSKVITTTDTMLEVVIQMKR; this comes from the coding sequence ATGAGTCTTACAGCTTCCATGTGGACAGGGATTTCGGGCTTGCTGGCCCATGGAGAAAGGATGAACGTCCTTGGCAACAACATTGCCAACGTGAATACCGTGGGCTTCAAAGGCGCCAGAATGGACTTTGAGGACTTCATCAGTCAGGACGTCAATACCGCATCGGGCACGCGTCAGGTGGGCCGCGGGGTAGGCATAGGCACCATTTACGGCGACTTCAGTCAGGGTTCGTTTGAAACCACCACGGAAGCGACTGACCTTGCCATAGGCGGACGCGGCTTCTTTGCCGTATCGCCCAAAGGTGAAGAGACCGCATACTACACCCGCGCCGGCAACTTCCGCTTCGACAAGGAAGGATATCTGGTAGATCCCCACGGCTATGTGCTGCAGGGCTGGCAGATTGAAACTCCCAGACCTTCTCTGGCCACCAGCACAGCTGGCAGTGTCAGCTCGACATCCAAAATCAAGGGCGCCGGTGTCCCCAAAGATATCCAGCTGCCCGGTTTCACCGCGGAACCCAAGCACACATCCAATGTGACCATCATCAGTAACCTTGATGATGCCTCCGGCGGTGACAACAGCACCAACGCGGCCAACCCCATGTTTGCCCTTTTCAACAGCTGGGACGGCACTGCCGAGCCTCCGCTCAGTGAAAACAGCTTTGCCTATCAGACCACCATCAAGGTGTACGATGAAGGCGGCACCGCCCACAACCTGACCATCTACTACGATCAGGTGGCAAGTGACACCATTTCCGGTGAAGGCAGCGGCCAAAAGCACTGGGAATATATCGTCACCATGGATCCCGCAGATGAACAGCGCAGCATCAACGGTATCGATTTCAAGGGAACCCCCGCAGCAGGCATGCTTATGGCCGGCACCCTGACGTTTGACAGCTCAGGCCAGCTTATCGACCAGAGCGCCTTTACGCCGGGCAGCAGCGCCACAGGTTCGATGAAAGATCTGAGCAACTGGAACCCCACCACGTTCTCCACCAACGGCTACCCCATGTTTGTGGCCAACTTTTCCGGCATTTCCAATGCAAGCTATGTCACGCCGAACCCTGATCCGGCCGCGCAGCCGTATATCATGGAACTGAATCTGGGGCTTAAAAACTCCGACCCGTCCACATGGGCCAGTGCCGGGGTGTCCAACGCTTCGCTTGTGGGAACCAACGTCGCCAACCTGCCGTCGCTGGGCAACCAGGCAGAACGTCAGTCGTCTGCAACCACCAGTTTTTCGGGCTCTTCGTCGACCCCGACACGCTATCAGGACGGGTATACCTTCGGCTTTCTGCAGAATGTCACCGTCACACGCGACGGCATTCTTCAGGGACGCTATTCAAACGGTGCAGTTCTCGATCTCTACCAGATCACGCTCTACGACTTCCAGAGCAAGGACAACCTCCGGCGTGAGGGCGGCAACCTGTTCAGCGAAAGCAATGCATCGGGACTGGCGGCCCCCGGCCCTGCCAATGCCAACGGCTACGGCACGGTCAACTCCAACTCGCTTGAGCAGTCCAACGTTGACCTTGCCAAGGAGTTCGTGAACATGATTACCACGCAGCGTGGCTTCCAGTCCAACAGCAAGGTGATCACCACAACAGACACCATGCTCGAAGTTGTTATTCAGATGAAGCGTTAG
- a CDS encoding glycosyltransferase family 9 protein — protein sequence MKNPPVLVIQMQRLGDLVLSFPLLGWLKMRYPDTPIWVVAEPVFFKGLMTLSPEVTYFPPEAAPALAKESYTAVINLSHRPEAAKLAGAARTEELYGLYQSNGATRIKGDWHLYRAGLTHNNRHNAFHWADLNALDCIGTSMLQKTAWPPMRYASGSEGRIGLFLGASEQDKHPDAAFWAAFAEKLLAAGFKPVLLGGKAEMPLAARTAAILKAPALNMAGRFSLPEFVEVLRSLRLLVTPDTGPMHVAAWTGTPTLNLSLGPVSAWETAPFPPGHFVLQSTLSCVGCWRCKHPRPYCHDQFSPERIASLVRMILSRTPAALSTLHLPGQRLLQSSRSTAGLFRLVPLDISGRKLQPAYGRDFLRRFWQAYFFHTLADGKSESLHTAFSALATAMPAIAERLPAASLQLSRILSLGLRKGHHALGDSFWLQFPPFLRPLTGYLQQALSNEDYSRPAYAHALKLVETLFAALPR from the coding sequence ATGAAAAATCCTCCCGTGCTGGTTATTCAGATGCAGCGGCTGGGCGATCTTGTGCTCAGTTTTCCTTTGCTGGGCTGGCTGAAAATGCGTTATCCGGACACCCCGATCTGGGTTGTGGCCGAGCCTGTTTTTTTCAAAGGTCTGATGACACTGTCTCCGGAAGTAACGTACTTCCCTCCGGAAGCCGCCCCTGCACTGGCAAAAGAGTCTTATACGGCCGTTATCAACCTGAGCCACCGGCCCGAAGCGGCAAAACTGGCCGGCGCGGCACGGACTGAAGAGCTTTACGGCCTGTACCAGTCGAACGGCGCCACACGCATAAAGGGGGACTGGCATCTGTACCGTGCCGGTCTGACTCACAACAACAGGCATAATGCATTCCACTGGGCCGACCTTAACGCACTTGACTGCATCGGGACATCCATGCTGCAAAAAACAGCCTGGCCCCCCATGCGGTACGCCAGCGGCTCGGAAGGCCGCATAGGCCTTTTTCTTGGCGCCAGCGAACAAGATAAACATCCCGATGCTGCTTTCTGGGCGGCCTTTGCGGAAAAACTGCTCGCAGCAGGATTCAAGCCTGTACTCCTCGGCGGAAAAGCAGAAATGCCGCTGGCGGCACGCACGGCAGCCATCCTTAAAGCCCCCGCCCTGAACATGGCCGGCCGTTTTTCGCTGCCTGAATTTGTGGAAGTTCTGCGCTCGCTGCGGCTTCTTGTCACACCGGACACCGGTCCCATGCATGTGGCGGCATGGACAGGCACACCCACGCTCAACCTTTCTCTGGGACCTGTCTCTGCCTGGGAAACCGCCCCCTTTCCTCCGGGGCATTTTGTTCTGCAAAGCACTCTCAGCTGTGTAGGCTGCTGGCGCTGTAAACACCCCCGCCCCTACTGTCACGACCAGTTCAGTCCGGAACGCATTGCATCGCTGGTACGCATGATTCTGAGCCGCACCCCAGCCGCTCTTTCCACCCTGCATCTGCCGGGCCAGCGTCTTCTGCAAAGCTCACGCAGTACCGCGGGGCTTTTCCGGCTTGTTCCTCTCGATATTTCGGGAAGAAAACTGCAACCGGCATATGGCAGGGACTTTCTGCGCCGGTTCTGGCAGGCTTATTTTTTTCATACCCTTGCTGACGGCAAAAGCGAAAGTCTGCATACCGCCTTCAGCGCACTGGCAACCGCCATGCCGGCAATTGCAGAGCGGCTGCCCGCCGCATCCCTGCAACTCAGCCGTATCCTTTCACTGGGTCTGCGCAAAGGGCATCATGCCTTGGGCGACAGTTTCTGGCTGCAGTTTCCTCCTTTTCTGCGTCCGCTCACAGGCTATCTGCAGCAGGCTCTTAGTAATGAAGACTACAGCCGCCCGGCCTACGCGCATGCTCTCAAGCTGGTGGAAACCCTCTTCGCGGCATTGCCGCGATAG
- a CDS encoding flagellin produces MSLVINHNMMAMNATRNLSESYGRLATSTRRLSSGLRVGTAADDAAGLAIRELMRADISTMQQGIRNANDAISMIQTADGALQVIDEKLIRMKELAEQAATGTYNSDQRLMIESEYQAMASEITRIAMATDFNGIHLLNGTLSGTHDGTGLQQTGAMKIHFGTGNDSSEDYYYIKIAGSTASMLGIGNQADPRVAGGYTISTQSAAQGALTAIDQAIISKDKIRASLGALQNRLENTITNLSIQSENLQASESRISDVDVATEMTEFTRNQILTQSAVAMLTQANSLPQMAMQLIGG; encoded by the coding sequence ATGTCTTTGGTCATAAATCACAACATGATGGCTATGAACGCCACCCGTAACCTCTCTGAAAGTTACGGGCGCCTTGCCACTTCAACCCGCAGGCTTTCTTCGGGGCTCAGAGTCGGCACTGCGGCGGATGACGCTGCAGGTCTTGCCATCCGCGAATTGATGCGCGCAGATATTTCCACCATGCAACAGGGCATCAGAAACGCCAACGATGCCATCTCGATGATCCAGACAGCTGATGGTGCGCTGCAGGTCATCGACGAAAAGCTCATCCGCATGAAAGAGCTTGCCGAACAGGCCGCAACGGGTACTTACAACTCTGACCAGCGTCTGATGATCGAATCGGAATATCAGGCAATGGCATCTGAAATCACCCGTATTGCCATGGCCACGGACTTCAACGGCATACACCTGCTCAACGGCACGCTTTCCGGCACCCACGACGGTACCGGCCTGCAGCAGACCGGCGCCATGAAGATTCACTTCGGCACCGGCAACGACTCCAGCGAAGACTACTATTACATCAAAATTGCCGGGTCCACAGCATCCATGCTGGGCATAGGCAACCAGGCCGACCCCAGAGTGGCAGGCGGTTACACCATTTCCACCCAGTCCGCCGCGCAGGGTGCACTGACCGCCATCGATCAGGCGATTATTTCCAAGGACAAAATCAGAGCGTCTCTGGGCGCGCTGCAAAACAGGCTGGAAAACACCATCACCAACCTGAGCATCCAGTCCGAAAACCTTCAGGCTTCCGAATCGCGTATTTCGGACGTCGATGTGGCCACTGAAATGACGGAATTCACGCGTAACCAGATTCTTACGCAGTCGGCTGTCGCCATGCTGACGCAGGCTAACTCGCTGCCTCAGATGGCCATGCAGCTTATCGGCGGCTAG
- a CDS encoding flagellar hook-length control protein FliK, translating into MQVFPAFAADPKAPSGTGPSARGDYTAFAAALHAAVEAPASSAQGGFNSAFRSLSAVINGDSVVPDSLDTPFVPEKAAARANDLFSSVPASPDTLKDLRDALADLGVSEETLDKMMTQASASGGISWNQLMQMLQQDITSRTAFPAAEFDAPTRNAFQSLLQKLGFTDKEVGQLTEEVQAGNVFGSWQAITRKLDAAPDSAVFSLDRSEMQALGIAMRLPSDALKRLQSAMGNAESMTITRDGLKQALSEISGTISQVQDSIDNKVDQLRDIIRPAMNKALEDTTKAAQADNRQTKETGNSLIIMRDTTQSKITERLQAEAHPSRGAAEAAAAAEKNRQGLRDIKTAENGTADAASTDAVSGDGLQRTAKAVEGSSLSDNGREQQHGHEGSRDKESLHFRNAAEQLIRHAEVRSAEPLLPGAQQQRVTQQELQQQAADKARSEKILEQVEKGLIQTMRNGQNRMTLRLDPPELGRIAVTLSVVNKEVTAVIRPESPEAVKAVNDQLHHLRASLERQGLKVERLEVQQQMQDTFSSPSWQGAEQHNETRQKHQWQQREQRLAAIRREGSALAQEMQSPAHKARITTSSVDIIA; encoded by the coding sequence ATGCAAGTTTTTCCCGCTTTTGCCGCAGACCCCAAAGCCCCGTCCGGAACGGGTCCGTCTGCGCGCGGTGACTATACCGCTTTCGCAGCTGCGTTGCATGCTGCCGTCGAAGCTCCCGCATCCTCCGCTCAAGGAGGGTTTAATTCGGCTTTCCGTTCTCTCAGTGCTGTTATAAACGGCGACTCGGTGGTGCCTGACTCTCTGGACACCCCTTTTGTGCCTGAAAAAGCTGCTGCAAGAGCCAACGATCTTTTCTCTTCCGTGCCTGCATCTCCCGATACACTGAAAGATCTGCGCGATGCGCTTGCCGATTTAGGGGTTTCCGAAGAGACCCTCGATAAAATGATGACGCAGGCCTCTGCATCCGGCGGCATCAGCTGGAACCAGCTCATGCAGATGCTGCAGCAGGACATTACATCCAGAACGGCTTTCCCCGCAGCGGAATTTGATGCTCCCACCCGGAACGCATTTCAGTCTCTGCTTCAGAAACTCGGCTTTACCGACAAGGAAGTGGGGCAGCTGACCGAAGAAGTGCAGGCTGGTAATGTTTTCGGTTCATGGCAGGCGATTACCCGCAAGCTCGATGCCGCACCGGATTCAGCGGTCTTTTCTCTGGACCGTTCGGAGATGCAGGCCCTCGGCATTGCCATGCGGCTGCCCTCCGATGCTCTCAAACGCCTGCAGTCTGCAATGGGCAATGCAGAAAGCATGACCATCACCCGTGACGGCCTGAAGCAGGCTCTGTCGGAAATCTCCGGAACAATTTCTCAGGTGCAGGATTCCATTGACAATAAAGTCGACCAGCTCAGAGACATCATACGCCCTGCTATGAACAAGGCTCTGGAGGACACAACAAAAGCCGCGCAGGCCGACAATCGGCAGACAAAAGAAACAGGCAACAGCCTGATCATAATGCGCGATACCACGCAAAGCAAAATAACCGAAAGACTGCAGGCAGAAGCCCATCCCTCCCGCGGGGCTGCGGAAGCTGCCGCAGCGGCTGAAAAAAACCGACAGGGTTTACGCGACATCAAAACCGCAGAAAACGGCACAGCTGATGCCGCGAGCACGGATGCTGTGTCCGGAGACGGGCTGCAGCGCACTGCAAAAGCTGTGGAAGGCAGCAGTTTGTCCGACAACGGGCGCGAGCAGCAGCACGGGCACGAAGGCAGCAGAGACAAAGAGTCGCTGCACTTCAGAAACGCCGCCGAACAGCTTATCCGCCACGCCGAAGTGCGTTCAGCCGAACCTCTGCTGCCCGGCGCGCAGCAGCAGCGGGTAACACAGCAGGAACTGCAGCAGCAGGCCGCGGACAAAGCCCGGTCCGAAAAAATACTTGAGCAGGTGGAAAAAGGCCTCATCCAGACCATGCGCAACGGCCAGAACAGAATGACCCTGCGCCTTGATCCGCCTGAACTGGGGCGCATAGCCGTGACGCTGAGCGTTGTTAACAAAGAGGTCACAGCAGTCATCAGGCCGGAATCGCCCGAAGCCGTGAAAGCCGTTAATGACCAGCTGCATCACCTGCGGGCCAGCCTTGAAAGGCAGGGCCTGAAAGTGGAACGGCTGGAAGTACAGCAGCAGATGCAGGATACGTTTTCTTCACCTTCGTGGCAGGGGGCCGAGCAGCACAACGAAACCCGTCAGAAGCACCAGTGGCAGCAGCGCGAACAGCGTCTGGCAGCCATACGGCGCGAAGGCTCAGCTTTGGCCCAGGAAATGCAAAGTCCTGCCCATAAGGCAAGAATTACCACCTCGTCTGTGGATATCATAGCATAA
- a CDS encoding flagellar hook assembly protein FlgD: MASSGLIGRAEQEFFTNDPYAKRKGADLGKEDFLTLLVTQLSHQDPLNPMDDKEFVAQLAQFSSLEQLTNISGGIDNLNDASNQGQMISAVGFIGKEVRAAGNSLSLEDGKASSVYFALNAPIVEGYVNIYDSEMNLVRTEALGAKQAGEYEYVWDGEDYSGKGMADGPYYITMAAAAADGTPVMVYTEVSGKVAGVQRDGNDSWLRLDDGRFVKFTEVREVVNTSTVDNGNANDGDDGDDGTGGDGTDTGSGDGEGDAGTDAQNG; this comes from the coding sequence ATGGCTAGCAGTGGTCTCATAGGTCGCGCCGAACAGGAATTTTTCACCAATGATCCTTACGCCAAGCGTAAAGGGGCGGATCTGGGCAAGGAAGACTTTCTGACCCTTCTGGTGACCCAGCTTTCGCATCAGGATCCGCTGAACCCCATGGACGACAAGGAATTTGTAGCCCAGCTGGCCCAGTTCTCCAGCCTTGAACAGCTGACAAACATCAGCGGCGGCATAGACAATCTGAACGATGCCTCCAATCAGGGGCAGATGATCAGCGCCGTGGGCTTTATAGGCAAGGAAGTCCGCGCTGCGGGTAACAGTCTTTCGCTGGAAGACGGCAAGGCCAGCTCTGTGTACTTTGCGCTTAATGCGCCCATCGTCGAAGGCTATGTGAATATTTATGATTCTGAAATGAACCTTGTGCGTACCGAAGCACTGGGTGCAAAGCAGGCCGGTGAATACGAATATGTCTGGGACGGCGAGGACTACAGCGGCAAAGGCATGGCCGACGGTCCTTACTACATTACCATGGCAGCTGCCGCGGCCGACGGCACACCGGTAATGGTCTACACCGAAGTGAGCGGCAAGGTGGCCGGCGTACAGCGCGACGGCAACGATTCGTGGCTCCGCCTTGATGACGGCCGTTTTGTCAAATTCACCGAAGTCCGTGAGGTTGTTAACACAAGCACAGTGGACAACGGCAACGCAAATGACGGCGATGACGGTGACGACGGCACAGGCGGTGACGGCACCGACACAGGTTCCGGCGACGGTGAAGGCGACGCAGGTACGGACGCCCAGAACGGATAA
- a CDS encoding flagellar protein FlaG: MKIEELSASKLMRAEDPFSRVVKEMAAEPKQRAAAPAMNEAAAGREAADTAPDVAQVQQAVKRIQERLAEKGAGFTFTVDTTGHSVNVTVTDKDSDRVLMRIPAEGVLRLAQEGDSRIGTLLNKSY; the protein is encoded by the coding sequence ATGAAAATTGAAGAACTGAGCGCCAGCAAGCTGATGCGTGCGGAGGACCCGTTCTCCCGCGTGGTAAAAGAAATGGCAGCAGAGCCGAAACAGCGGGCGGCGGCGCCTGCAATGAATGAGGCAGCAGCCGGACGTGAAGCGGCAGATACTGCCCCTGATGTGGCTCAGGTACAGCAAGCCGTAAAGCGCATCCAGGAGCGCCTTGCCGAAAAAGGGGCAGGATTCACGTTTACCGTGGATACCACGGGTCATTCGGTCAATGTGACGGTGACAGATAAAGATTCTGACAGGGTGCTTATGCGCATTCCTGCGGAAGGCGTTTTGCGTCTGGCACAGGAAGGGGATTCCCGCATCGGGACGCTCCTTAACAAATCATACTGA
- a CDS encoding phosphotransacetylase family protein, with amino-acid sequence MAAGIYIGSTSGYSGKNMVVMGLGMRLQKDGYNVGYMKPVGAVPQEMDGVMGDEDAFFVQSVLGLEEPAELVTPVVVTQDFRVRAFSGQCGNLMPSIAEAYDTLQQKRDVMLVAGSGSMYSGRYCNVDGIRVVKELGLKAVIIDRLHKELNYDYLVVLKDTLGDSLAGVILNDIPANYINEVDGLIKPFLESNGVKVLGVIPKDPLMGAIKVGDLAERLGGKVISAQNKADKVVENFLIGTMQVENFMTHFRKNKNSAVIVGGDRSDVQLVALEGNCPCLVLTGNLYPNDIILTRSEVLNIPIVVVRDDTYTVAKKMEVILSRHKLRDVIKIRQGAQLVSSSLDFAYLKEVMGI; translated from the coding sequence ATGGCTGCCGGAATATACATCGGTTCCACATCCGGTTACTCCGGAAAAAACATGGTCGTCATGGGGCTGGGCATGCGGCTTCAGAAAGACGGCTACAATGTAGGTTATATGAAACCGGTGGGCGCCGTTCCTCAGGAAATGGACGGAGTCATGGGCGATGAAGACGCTTTTTTCGTGCAAAGTGTACTCGGGCTGGAAGAGCCCGCCGAGCTTGTCACGCCCGTGGTTGTCACGCAGGACTTCCGCGTCAGAGCTTTCAGCGGTCAGTGCGGCAACCTTATGCCTTCCATCGCTGAGGCATACGACACCCTGCAGCAGAAACGTGATGTCATGCTGGTGGCCGGATCCGGCAGCATGTATTCCGGCAGATACTGCAACGTGGACGGTATACGTGTTGTCAAGGAACTCGGGCTCAAGGCAGTGATTATCGACAGACTGCACAAAGAGCTGAACTACGACTACCTTGTAGTACTGAAAGACACTCTCGGCGACAGTCTTGCCGGTGTGATTCTGAACGACATACCCGCAAACTACATCAATGAAGTCGACGGTCTTATCAAACCGTTTCTTGAATCAAACGGTGTCAAGGTACTCGGCGTCATTCCCAAAGACCCCCTTATGGGCGCAATCAAGGTGGGTGATCTGGCAGAAAGGCTCGGGGGTAAAGTCATTTCCGCTCAGAATAAAGCGGACAAAGTTGTGGAAAATTTTCTTATCGGCACCATGCAGGTGGAAAACTTCATGACCCACTTCCGCAAAAACAAAAACTCCGCCGTCATTGTGGGCGGAGACAGGTCCGACGTGCAGCTTGTCGCCCTTGAAGGCAACTGCCCGTGTCTGGTGCTTACGGGCAACCTGTATCCTAACGATATCATTCTTACCCGCTCGGAAGTGCTCAATATTCCGATAGTCGTGGTACGTGACGACACCTACACCGTGGCTAAAAAAATGGAAGTCATTCTTTCGCGCCACAAGCTGCGTGATGTCATTAAAATCAGACAGGGCGCCCAGCTTGTCAGCTCTTCGCTGGATTTTGCGTATCTTAAGGAAGTAATGGGCATATGA